One Candidatus Brocadiaceae bacterium genomic window carries:
- a CDS encoding glycosyltransferase: MIWLMDCVYLAVGAFLLPFWLLKIPTAPRYRAGILQRLGLSPRLDPGRRRLWIHCASVGEAAIPTMLVADFRRRFPDWQIVFSTNTDTGAARLRELHPGATVFYLPLDLSPCVALALRRIAPTVLLLVELEFWPNLTGACAERGVPIGIINGRITGGSQRMLKAMSRLWPRLWRGVSVCCARGPDDAEGFIRAGLARERVFDCGMLKCDQPPAEPLPEELARLQSMFQIAAGAPVLVAGSTRVGEESILAAAYRDLISKYRRLRMIVVPRHVERAREAVAAVRGRGLPAVTKTDLDLGRATADGTEVIVVDTIGELSACYALATVTFVGGSLLPPGGGQNVMEAAALGKPVLTGPYTTNFRTEVELLRAAGTAVLVRTAADLVDEVDRLLLDPVRARGIGAAGRRTVERNRGASERTFRHVEKLATGGLTT; the protein is encoded by the coding sequence ATGATCTGGCTGATGGACTGCGTGTACCTGGCCGTGGGCGCGTTCCTGCTGCCGTTCTGGCTGTTGAAGATCCCCACCGCGCCCAGGTACCGGGCGGGAATCCTGCAACGGCTGGGGCTGAGCCCCCGGCTGGACCCGGGCCGCAGACGCCTCTGGATCCACTGCGCGAGCGTGGGCGAGGCCGCCATCCCCACCATGCTGGTGGCCGACTTCCGGCGGCGCTTTCCCGACTGGCAGATCGTCTTCTCAACCAACACGGACACCGGCGCCGCGCGTCTGCGCGAACTCCATCCGGGCGCCACGGTCTTCTACCTCCCGCTGGACCTGTCGCCCTGTGTGGCGCTGGCCCTGCGCCGGATCGCCCCGACCGTGCTGCTGCTGGTGGAACTGGAGTTCTGGCCGAACCTGACGGGCGCCTGCGCCGAGCGGGGCGTGCCGATCGGCATCATCAACGGCCGCATTACGGGCGGCTCGCAGAGGATGCTCAAGGCCATGTCGCGCCTGTGGCCGCGGCTGTGGCGGGGCGTGAGCGTCTGTTGCGCCCGGGGGCCGGACGACGCGGAGGGGTTCATCCGGGCCGGGCTCGCGCGCGAGCGCGTCTTCGACTGCGGGATGCTCAAGTGCGACCAGCCGCCCGCCGAGCCGCTGCCGGAGGAGCTGGCGCGGCTGCAGTCGATGTTTCAAATCGCGGCGGGCGCGCCGGTTCTGGTGGCCGGCAGCACGCGGGTAGGGGAGGAGTCGATCCTCGCGGCGGCGTATCGAGACCTGATCAGCAAATACAGGCGCCTGCGCATGATCGTGGTGCCGCGGCACGTTGAGCGAGCCCGGGAGGCCGTGGCGGCCGTGCGCGGCCGCGGCCTGCCGGCCGTGACCAAGACCGACCTGGACCTGGGCCGCGCGACCGCCGACGGAACCGAGGTGATCGTCGTGGACACGATCGGGGAGCTGTCGGCGTGCTACGCGCTCGCCACGGTGACCTTCGTGGGCGGAAGCCTGCTGCCGCCCGGCGGAGGGCAGAACGTCATGGAGGCGGCCGCACTGGGCAAGCCGGTCCTGACGGGGCCCTACACGACGAACTTCCGCACCGAGGTCGAACTGCTGCGCGCGGCCGGCACGGCGGTGCTCGTGCGCACGGCGGCGGATCTGGTCGATGAGGTGGATCGGCTCCTGCTGGACCCCGTCCGCGCACGGGGGATAGGCGCGGCCGGCCGACGGACCGTGGAACGCAACCGCGGGGCCTCCGAGCGGACGTTCCGGCACGTGGAGAAGCTGGCGACCGGCGGGCTTACGACTTGA
- a CDS encoding type IV pilus twitching motility protein PilT yields MAQVDKFLSFLVKNSGSDLHLVTGSPPIVRIDGKLQKMKLPPLTGEQVKSLIYEIIPERNRKEYEAINDTDFAYEIAGVARFRTNVYMDLNGPSMAQRLIPFDIMTVDDLGISPEIRDLMMLPKGIVLCTGPTGCGKSTTLAALLHYANERRHDHVITIEDPVEFVHSNVNCIFSHRQVGLHTESFKRALRAAFREDPDIILVGEMRDLETTALAITAAETGHLVLATVHTTTASSTVDRVIDQFPPDRQAQIRVMLSSTLKAVITQALCRRKVKGRIAAFEILVVHSAVQNLIREKKTYQLPSTIQTGRKYGMCTMNESLMQLVEDGFIDLEESFSKSVDKQDMNDRVNNYLLALVQQGQIAPVEAVKQSYFRPNMIELLRAHGHGKSLRDVDLAHLDLADEQII; encoded by the coding sequence ATGGCTCAGGTGGACAAGTTTCTGAGCTTTCTTGTCAAGAATAGCGGTTCTGATCTGCATCTGGTCACCGGGTCCCCGCCGATCGTCCGCATCGACGGCAAGCTTCAGAAGATGAAACTCCCGCCGCTCACCGGCGAACAGGTGAAGTCGCTGATCTACGAGATCATACCCGAGCGGAACCGGAAGGAATACGAGGCGATCAACGACACGGACTTCGCCTACGAGATTGCCGGTGTCGCCCGATTCCGCACAAACGTCTACATGGACCTGAACGGGCCGTCGATGGCCCAGCGTCTGATCCCGTTCGACATCATGACGGTCGACGACCTCGGCATCTCCCCGGAGATCCGGGACCTCATGATGCTCCCGAAGGGCATCGTGCTCTGCACCGGGCCGACCGGCTGCGGCAAGAGCACCACGCTGGCCGCGCTGCTGCACTATGCCAACGAACGCCGGCACGACCACGTGATCACCATCGAAGACCCCGTGGAGTTCGTCCACAGCAACGTCAACTGCATCTTCAGCCATCGGCAGGTCGGCCTGCACACCGAGAGCTTCAAGCGGGCACTGCGCGCGGCCTTCCGCGAGGACCCCGACATCATCCTCGTCGGCGAGATGCGCGACCTGGAAACGACGGCCCTGGCCATCACGGCCGCCGAGACGGGCCACCTCGTCCTGGCCACCGTCCACACGACCACGGCGTCGAGCACGGTCGACCGCGTCATCGACCAGTTCCCCCCGGACCGCCAGGCGCAGATCCGCGTCATGCTGTCCAGCACGCTCAAGGCCGTCATCACGCAGGCCCTCTGCCGGCGCAAGGTCAAGGGGCGGATCGCCGCGTTCGAGATCCTCGTCGTCCACAGCGCCGTGCAGAACCTGATCCGTGAGAAGAAGACGTACCAGCTTCCCTCGACGATCCAGACGGGCCGCAAGTACGGCATGTGCACCATGAACGAGTCGCTCATGCAACTGGTCGAGGACGGCTTCATCGATCTGGAAGAGTCCTTCAGCAAGTCCGTCGACAAGCAGGACATGAACGACCGCGTGAACAACTACCTGCTCGCCCTCGTGCAGCAGGGGCAGATCGCGCCCGTCGAGGCCGTCAAGCAGTCCTACTTCCGCCCCAACATGATCGAACTGCTCCGGGCCCACGGACACGGGAAGAGCCTGCGAGACGTCGATCTGGCCCACCTGGACCTGGCGGACGAGCAGATCATCTGA
- a CDS encoding FAD-binding protein, with protein sequence MIRQETIDFDGLSVPVRSLNTAVIGSGAAGLACAARLFRLMEETGVHRPQDQVAVVTHGMGTGTSHNAGSDKQTYYKLGTDAASPDTPAEFAATLTAGGCAHADLALVEGLNALRAFHHLVDAGVPFPHNARGGFVGYKTDHDPSQRATSAGPWTSRFMVRKLAAELKRYGVPVLEGLHVLAVLTEECGGRRAACGLLCIDLTAQDGAGTGLTLFRCRNVVAAGGGPGELYAISVYPRGQMGPYAALFEAGAAAENLTESQFGLASLDPRWNLSGTYQQVIPRYYSTDADGGNVREFLNPWFDSMAQLATAVFLKGYQWPFDPDKIAGHGSSLIDVLVQHETVNRGRRVFMDFRSNPAATDGLEAFDLGRLAPEARTYLERSGALQATPIERLAHMNQPSIDLYAEMGVDLRREPLEVGVCHQHCNGGFAVDTWWESGVPHLFVVGELAGTHGVKRPGGSALNAGQVGALRAAQRIAHVYHDAAPDADAFRKAAGKAVRRFAEEIARTRAGGGLDCAEVKRQVQRRMTEHAGMVRSLRGVRHALAEAQARWRAIRREGLRSAGGGPVEALQVRELALAQIGFLAAVEGLLARGGGSRGSHLVADPAGRQPHPKLGDEWRFVPENPSLRSEALEVAYDAESDEFRTRAVSLREAPAEEFWFENTWAEFRRGDVFARDEGDRPRPYR encoded by the coding sequence ATGATCCGACAGGAGACCATCGACTTCGACGGCCTGAGCGTGCCCGTCCGTTCCCTGAACACCGCCGTCATCGGCAGCGGCGCGGCGGGGCTGGCGTGCGCGGCGCGGCTGTTCCGCCTGATGGAGGAGACGGGTGTGCACCGCCCGCAGGACCAGGTGGCGGTGGTCACGCACGGCATGGGAACGGGCACCTCGCACAACGCCGGGTCCGACAAGCAGACCTACTACAAGCTCGGCACGGACGCCGCATCCCCGGACACGCCGGCCGAGTTCGCCGCCACGCTGACGGCGGGGGGCTGCGCCCATGCCGATCTGGCGCTCGTGGAGGGCCTCAACGCGTTGCGCGCCTTCCATCACCTGGTGGACGCGGGCGTGCCGTTCCCGCACAACGCGCGCGGCGGCTTCGTCGGCTACAAGACGGACCACGACCCCAGCCAGCGCGCCACGTCGGCCGGGCCGTGGACATCGCGGTTCATGGTGCGGAAGCTCGCCGCCGAACTGAAACGCTACGGCGTGCCCGTCCTCGAAGGGCTGCACGTGCTGGCCGTCCTGACCGAGGAGTGCGGCGGCCGCCGCGCGGCTTGCGGCCTGCTCTGCATCGACCTGACGGCGCAGGACGGGGCCGGCACCGGCCTGACGCTCTTCCGCTGCCGCAACGTCGTCGCCGCCGGCGGAGGGCCGGGGGAACTCTACGCCATCTCCGTCTACCCCAGGGGCCAGATGGGGCCCTACGCGGCCCTGTTCGAGGCCGGGGCCGCCGCCGAGAACCTCACGGAGTCGCAGTTCGGCCTGGCCTCGCTGGATCCCCGCTGGAACCTGTCGGGCACCTACCAGCAGGTCATCCCCCGCTACTACAGCACCGACGCCGACGGCGGGAACGTCCGGGAGTTCCTGAACCCCTGGTTCGACTCGATGGCGCAACTGGCGACCGCCGTCTTTCTGAAGGGCTACCAGTGGCCGTTCGACCCGGACAAGATCGCCGGGCACGGCTCCTCGCTCATCGACGTGCTCGTGCAGCACGAGACGGTGAACCGCGGGCGGCGGGTGTTCATGGACTTCCGCAGCAATCCGGCGGCCACCGACGGGCTGGAGGCGTTCGACCTGGGCCGCCTGGCGCCTGAGGCGCGGACGTATCTGGAGAGGTCCGGCGCCCTCCAGGCCACGCCCATCGAGCGGCTCGCCCACATGAACCAGCCCAGCATCGACCTGTATGCCGAGATGGGCGTCGATCTGCGGCGGGAGCCGCTCGAGGTGGGCGTCTGCCACCAGCACTGCAACGGCGGCTTTGCGGTGGACACGTGGTGGGAGTCCGGCGTGCCGCACCTGTTCGTCGTCGGCGAACTGGCCGGAACGCACGGCGTCAAGCGACCGGGCGGATCGGCGCTCAACGCCGGGCAGGTGGGCGCGCTGCGCGCCGCGCAGAGGATCGCGCACGTGTACCACGACGCGGCGCCGGACGCCGACGCCTTCCGCAAGGCGGCCGGGAAGGCCGTGCGACGCTTCGCCGAGGAGATCGCCCGGACCCGCGCCGGCGGCGGCCTCGACTGCGCGGAGGTGAAGCGCCAGGTGCAGCGCCGCATGACGGAGCACGCCGGCATGGTGCGCTCGCTGCGCGGCGTGCGCCACGCCCTGGCCGAGGCGCAGGCCCGGTGGCGGGCGATCCGCCGGGAGGGACTCCGCAGCGCCGGGGGCGGCCCGGTCGAGGCCCTGCAGGTGCGCGAACTGGCCCTGGCGCAGATCGGCTTCCTGGCGGCCGTCGAGGGCCTGCTGGCGCGCGGCGGCGGCTCGCGCGGTTCGCACCTGGTCGCCGATCCGGCCGGCCGGCAGCCGCATCCGAAGCTGGGCGATGAGTGGCGGTTCGTGCCGGAGAATCCGTCCCTCCGCAGCGAGGCGCTCGAAGTGGCGTATGATGCCGAGAGCGACGAGTTCCGCACGCGGGCGGTTTCGCTCCGGGAGGCGCCGGCCGAGGAGTTCTGGTTCGAGAACACGTGGGCGGAGTTCCGTCGCGGCGACGTCTTCGCGCGGGACGAAGGCGACCGCCCCCGCCCCTACCGGTGA
- a CDS encoding 3-ketoacyl-ACP reductase — MAASDLPVALVTGAGQGIGRGIALRLAADGFCVVVNDVVADPSKTDAGAYEVKAKIEAAGGRAEVCRADIASASDRRTMLDFLADRFGRLDVLVNNAGVAPRQRMDILEATEESYDRVMAINLKGPHFLTQAVARRMVEWKNAGVVEQPRIAFITSVSAYASSPNRAEYCVSKAGLSMVAKLYADRLAEFGIPVIEIRPGIIETPMTSVVKERYDAMIAGGLLPTARWGRPDDVARVVGAFARGDLDYSTGQVIEVGGGFGLRRL; from the coding sequence ATGGCAGCATCCGACCTCCCCGTGGCGCTCGTCACCGGCGCAGGCCAGGGCATCGGCCGGGGCATCGCCCTCCGACTGGCCGCCGACGGGTTTTGTGTCGTCGTGAACGACGTGGTGGCCGACCCCTCGAAGACCGATGCCGGCGCCTACGAGGTCAAGGCGAAGATCGAGGCCGCCGGCGGCCGGGCGGAGGTCTGCCGGGCGGATATCGCGTCCGCCTCCGACCGCCGCACCATGCTCGACTTCCTCGCCGACCGTTTCGGGCGGCTGGACGTGCTCGTCAACAACGCCGGCGTGGCGCCCCGGCAGCGCATGGACATCCTGGAAGCGACCGAAGAGAGCTACGACCGCGTGATGGCCATCAACCTGAAGGGCCCGCACTTCCTCACGCAGGCCGTCGCGCGACGCATGGTCGAATGGAAGAACGCCGGCGTCGTCGAGCAGCCGCGGATCGCCTTCATCACGTCCGTCAGCGCCTACGCGTCCTCGCCCAACCGCGCCGAGTACTGCGTGAGCAAGGCCGGCCTGAGCATGGTCGCCAAGCTCTACGCCGACCGGCTGGCCGAGTTCGGCATCCCGGTCATCGAGATCCGCCCGGGCATCATCGAGACGCCGATGACGTCCGTCGTGAAGGAGAGGTACGACGCCATGATCGCCGGCGGGCTCCTGCCGACGGCCCGCTGGGGGCGTCCCGACGACGTGGCGCGCGTTGTGGGCGCCTTCGCGCGCGGCGACCTGGACTACTCCACCGGCCAGGTCATCGAGGTGGGCGGCGGCTTCGGTCTCCGGAGGCTGTAG
- a CDS encoding nucleoside 2-deoxyribosyltransferase, whose protein sequence is MEIYLSAPLFTQEQRRWNRLVARGLEKRIAGARVVLPQDYRVHSSFNKRTDFPHLFRSCVEGAREADLMVAVLDGPDVDSGTAFEMGIAYERDIPIVGIRTDYRESQQKGVNLMISGACTVLLREMAFGEDVEQLLKDLADKVVHALKRTGRRAPPGEET, encoded by the coding sequence ATGGAGATCTACCTGAGCGCGCCCCTGTTCACGCAGGAACAGAGGCGCTGGAATCGCCTGGTCGCGCGGGGGCTGGAGAAGCGCATCGCCGGCGCCCGCGTGGTGCTGCCCCAGGACTACCGCGTCCATTCGTCGTTCAACAAGCGCACCGACTTCCCGCACCTGTTCAGGTCCTGCGTCGAGGGCGCGCGCGAGGCCGACCTGATGGTGGCCGTTCTGGACGGCCCGGACGTGGACAGCGGGACCGCCTTCGAAATGGGCATCGCCTACGAGCGCGACATCCCCATCGTCGGCATCCGCACGGACTACCGCGAGAGCCAGCAGAAGGGCGTGAACCTGATGATCTCCGGCGCCTGCACCGTGCTGCTGCGCGAGATGGCGTTCGGCGAAGACGTCGAACAGCTCCTCAAGGACCTTGCCGACAAGGTCGTGCACGCCCTGAAGCGCACGGGCCGCCGTGCGCCTCCCGGGGAAGAGACATGA
- a CDS encoding NAD(P)H-hydrate epimerase, with translation MIERPRMTREQVRAVDRIAMERYAMPGVILMENAGRACVLAAVRLMGGEAAGRRVGILCGRGNNGGDGLVVARHLSNAGARADVVLLTTVDEALEAGGDAAVNLRIVRHMALPLRQAPTAAEAAEAVGGLLDADLIVDAMLGTGARGEVREPVRSAIEALQGYEGPVLAVDVPSGLDCDTGRPMGACVRARCTVTFVARKVGFDEPGAGAWTGAVEVADIGVPRAVLDEVA, from the coding sequence ATGATCGAGCGCCCCCGCATGACCCGCGAACAGGTGCGGGCGGTCGACCGGATCGCCATGGAACGCTACGCGATGCCGGGCGTCATCCTGATGGAGAACGCCGGGCGCGCCTGCGTCTTGGCCGCTGTCCGGCTGATGGGCGGCGAGGCCGCCGGACGCCGCGTGGGCATCCTCTGCGGACGCGGGAACAACGGAGGCGACGGACTGGTCGTGGCCCGCCACCTGAGCAACGCCGGAGCGCGGGCCGACGTCGTGCTGCTCACAACGGTCGATGAGGCCCTCGAAGCCGGAGGCGATGCCGCCGTGAACCTCCGGATCGTGCGTCATATGGCCCTGCCGCTCCGACAGGCTCCGACCGCTGCAGAGGCGGCCGAGGCCGTCGGCGGCCTGCTGGACGCCGACCTGATCGTGGACGCCATGCTGGGCACGGGAGCCCGCGGCGAGGTGCGCGAACCGGTGCGTTCGGCGATCGAAGCCCTCCAGGGATATGAGGGCCCCGTCCTGGCGGTCGACGTGCCGTCGGGGCTCGACTGCGACACGGGCCGCCCGATGGGCGCCTGCGTGCGTGCCCGGTGCACCGTCACGTTCGTCGCCCGCAAGGTCGGTTTCGACGAACCCGGGGCCGGGGCCTGGACGGGCGCCGTCGAGGTGGCCGACATCGGCGTCCCGCGCGCCGTCCTGGACGAAGTGGCGTAA
- a CDS encoding NADH:flavin oxidoreductase: MADGREAPKIRRVASLTTPDEFRRHVAGLGIELPLDDAAESGDGAPLAQPWRLPNGRIIGNRWCIHPMEGWDCAADGRPTELVHRRWRHFGRSGAKLIWGGEAAAVRHDGRANPRQLVINDDTVGDVAALRTALVDEHRAAYGRTDDLLVGLQLTHSGRFCKPNADDRPEPRIACHHPVLDRRLGIPPDAPVLSDTEIEDIAACMVHAAGLAHRAGFDFVDVKHCHGYLGHELLSARTRPGPFGGSFENRTRFLRLVVEGIRRSVPDLLIGVRFSAFDTVPFHAGPDGTGVPDEHPLPYPHAFGARPEDPLQLQLDDARQLLGLLRDLGIHLVNITAGSPYYNPHVQRPALFPPSDGYRPPEDPLVGVARQVQATARLKADFADLLMVGSAYTYLQEWLPHVAQHVVRTGGVDFVGIGRMVLSYPELPADVLAGRPLDRRRICRTFSACTTGPRMGIVSGCYPLDPFYGRRPEAEALKRRR; this comes from the coding sequence ATGGCCGACGGGCGCGAGGCCCCCAAGATCCGACGCGTGGCGTCCCTGACGACGCCGGACGAGTTCCGCCGGCACGTGGCGGGCCTGGGCATCGAACTCCCCCTGGACGACGCGGCGGAGTCCGGCGACGGCGCCCCGCTGGCACAGCCCTGGCGCCTGCCGAACGGACGCATCATCGGCAACCGCTGGTGCATCCACCCGATGGAGGGGTGGGACTGCGCGGCCGACGGCCGTCCGACGGAACTCGTGCACCGTCGCTGGCGGCACTTCGGCCGCAGCGGCGCCAAGCTTATCTGGGGCGGCGAGGCGGCGGCCGTGCGCCATGACGGCCGGGCGAATCCCCGCCAGCTTGTGATCAACGACGACACGGTCGGCGACGTCGCCGCGCTGCGCACGGCCCTCGTGGACGAACACCGCGCGGCGTACGGCCGCACCGACGACCTGCTGGTCGGCCTGCAGTTGACGCACTCGGGCCGCTTCTGCAAGCCCAACGCCGACGACCGTCCCGAGCCGCGCATCGCCTGCCATCACCCCGTTCTGGACCGCCGGCTGGGCATCCCGCCCGATGCGCCGGTCCTCTCGGATACCGAGATCGAGGACATCGCTGCGTGCATGGTGCATGCGGCGGGGCTGGCCCACAGGGCCGGCTTCGACTTCGTGGACGTCAAGCACTGCCACGGCTACCTGGGCCACGAACTGCTGAGCGCCCGCACCCGGCCCGGCCCCTTCGGCGGCAGCTTCGAGAACCGCACGCGCTTCCTGCGCCTGGTCGTCGAGGGCATCCGGCGCTCCGTGCCCGACCTGCTGATCGGCGTTCGGTTCAGCGCCTTCGACACCGTGCCTTTCCACGCCGGCCCGGACGGCACCGGCGTGCCCGATGAGCACCCCCTGCCGTACCCGCATGCGTTCGGCGCCCGCCCCGAGGATCCCCTGCAGCTCCAGCTCGACGACGCCCGGCAGCTCCTGGGCCTGCTTCGGGACCTGGGCATCCACCTCGTAAACATCACGGCGGGAAGCCCTTACTACAACCCCCACGTGCAGCGCCCCGCACTCTTTCCCCCGAGCGACGGCTACAGGCCGCCGGAGGACCCGCTCGTGGGCGTCGCGCGTCAGGTCCAGGCCACCGCCCGCCTGAAGGCCGACTTCGCCGACCTGCTCATGGTCGGTTCGGCCTACACCTACCTGCAGGAGTGGCTGCCGCACGTCGCCCAGCACGTCGTGCGCACGGGCGGGGTGGACTTCGTCGGCATCGGGCGGATGGTGCTGTCCTACCCCGAACTGCCGGCCGACGTGCTGGCCGGGCGGCCGCTGGACCGCCGCCGCATCTGCCGCACGTTCAGCGCCTGCACGACCGGTCCCCGCATGGGCATAGTCAGCGGATGCTACCCCCTGGACCCGTTCTACGGCCGCCGGCCCGAGGCGGAGGCGCTCAAGCGCCGCCGGTAG
- a CDS encoding HAD family hydrolase, translating to MADLKAVFFDVSGTLWDANACALHLLEIVVSKFSPPLPREDPAHVIRRFNAAFLNQPTRRHVRESRPFSRLKRFEGLLEGYGLTRHGLAQDMSRTYDSARRLCMRRFLRPDAHPVLGELRRNGLQCGVILNGSPAVQRHMLECLGLETRLDHVVLGQVEGYAKPDVRLFRRALDAAGTAPDQMLYVGDSPLTDVFGAVRAGIRTAWYQTGLRRLPQGFPPPDFTIRSLSEVLDIVA from the coding sequence ATGGCTGACCTGAAGGCAGTCTTCTTCGATGTGAGCGGCACGCTCTGGGACGCCAACGCCTGCGCCCTGCACCTGTTGGAGATCGTCGTCTCGAAGTTCAGCCCGCCTCTGCCCCGGGAAGACCCGGCGCACGTCATCCGCCGGTTCAACGCCGCCTTCCTGAACCAGCCCACCCGCCGCCACGTCCGCGAAAGCCGGCCGTTCTCCCGCCTGAAACGCTTCGAGGGACTGCTGGAGGGCTACGGACTGACGCGCCACGGCCTGGCGCAGGACATGAGCCGCACCTACGACTCCGCCCGACGCCTCTGCATGCGCCGGTTCCTGCGGCCCGACGCGCACCCGGTCCTGGGGGAACTCCGGCGCAACGGCCTGCAGTGCGGCGTCATCCTGAACGGTTCCCCGGCCGTGCAGCGTCACATGCTCGAGTGCCTCGGGCTCGAGACGCGCCTCGACCATGTCGTGCTGGGCCAGGTGGAGGGCTACGCCAAGCCCGACGTGCGGCTGTTCCGGCGCGCCCTGGATGCCGCCGGGACCGCCCCGGACCAGATGCTCTACGTCGGCGACAGCCCGCTGACCGACGTGTTCGGGGCGGTCCGCGCGGGCATCCGCACCGCCTGGTACCAGACCGGCCTGCGCCGGCTGCCGCAGGGGTTCCCCCCGCCCGACTTCACCATCCGCAGTCTCTCCGAAGTGCTCGACATCGTCGCGTAG
- a CDS encoding M48 family metalloprotease, whose translation MLLPFVMCVLILYVPLPAAHTPAPWPLMLAGVAVLAVLNAAAGWLGSGLALRLGSVRTTQAAIEADRIFALLKGGVVGFVLADVFLFRWPVVVERLVGVGPWAALAYDLVLVAPALVMILTAMAWQHRYEHRQGRVTLPLGRYVWLRARVELGILLAPWLILVLAGGVAMVLFGNRPWADLANGLTTGAVLVLLVVLSPLLLQAIWDTSSLPAGPLRERLEAFCRAQRFRCRDILVWHTHRHMANAGVVGPTPLIRYVMLTDALLHHSPDAEVEAVFAHEVAHVRCRHLPFYVAFGLAFIVFLANLLDALAALGWVAPIEGSLGAVMATEHGVAMLAFGAFYWVVVFGYVSRRMELQADVYAVSAVEAPSAFLSALARLRALSRSPGGTSLWRHFSLDQRIALLERLRDDPAATAAFQRSVARLKRVFLLLAAAATLRLLVFRPELIGL comes from the coding sequence ATGCTGCTGCCATTCGTAATGTGCGTTCTCATACTGTACGTGCCCCTGCCGGCCGCGCATACCCCGGCTCCGTGGCCGCTGATGCTGGCCGGAGTGGCCGTGCTGGCCGTGCTGAATGCCGCCGCCGGCTGGCTCGGCAGTGGGCTGGCCCTCCGGCTGGGCAGTGTGCGCACCACGCAGGCCGCAATCGAGGCCGACCGCATATTCGCCCTGCTCAAGGGCGGCGTCGTGGGCTTCGTGCTGGCCGACGTCTTCCTGTTCCGCTGGCCGGTCGTTGTGGAGCGGCTCGTCGGCGTCGGCCCCTGGGCGGCCCTGGCCTACGACCTGGTGCTGGTGGCGCCCGCGCTGGTCATGATCCTCACAGCCATGGCCTGGCAGCACCGCTACGAGCACCGCCAGGGGCGCGTCACGCTGCCGCTTGGCCGCTACGTCTGGCTGCGCGCCCGGGTGGAACTGGGCATCCTGCTGGCGCCGTGGCTGATCCTGGTGCTGGCCGGCGGCGTCGCGATGGTCCTGTTCGGCAACCGCCCCTGGGCGGACCTTGCCAACGGCCTGACGACGGGGGCGGTCCTGGTGCTGCTGGTCGTCCTGAGCCCGCTTCTTCTGCAGGCGATCTGGGACACGTCGTCCCTTCCCGCCGGCCCCCTGCGCGAGCGTCTGGAGGCCTTCTGCCGCGCGCAGCGGTTCCGTTGCCGCGACATCCTGGTCTGGCACACGCACCGCCACATGGCCAACGCCGGCGTCGTCGGCCCCACGCCCCTGATCCGTTACGTGATGCTGACCGACGCGCTGCTGCATCACAGTCCGGATGCGGAGGTGGAGGCCGTCTTCGCCCACGAGGTCGCGCACGTGCGCTGCCGCCACCTGCCCTTCTACGTCGCGTTCGGCCTGGCCTTCATCGTCTTTCTGGCCAACCTGCTGGACGCACTGGCCGCGCTGGGGTGGGTCGCCCCGATCGAGGGATCGCTGGGGGCGGTTATGGCGACCGAACACGGGGTGGCCATGCTGGCCTTCGGCGCGTTCTACTGGGTCGTCGTGTTCGGGTATGTCTCGCGGCGGATGGAGCTGCAGGCGGACGTCTACGCCGTCTCCGCCGTCGAAGCGCCCTCCGCGTTCCTGAGTGCGCTGGCGCGGCTGCGCGCGCTGAGTCGTTCGCCCGGGGGGACTTCGCTCTGGCGCCATTTCAGCCTGGACCAGCGGATCGCCCTGCTGGAGCGGCTGCGGGACGATCCGGCCGCGACGGCGGCCTTTCAGCGGTCCGTGGCCCGGCTCAAGCGCGTGTTTCTGCTGCTGGCCGCCGCCGCCACGCTGCGGCTTCTGGTATTCCGGCCCGAGTTGATCGGACTCTGA